A genomic stretch from Buchnera aphidicola BCc includes:
- the gyrB gene encoding DNA topoisomerase (ATP-hydrolyzing) subunit B, with protein sequence MSDLYTSSNIKILKGLDAVRKRPGMYIGDTDDGTGLHHMVFEVVDNSIDEALAGFCNTINVKIHSDNSVSISDNGRGIPIDIHPEAGISAAEVIMTVLHAGGKFDENSYKVSGGLHGVGISVVNALSKKLKLYIYRNSKIRQIYFHGNPKESLLCIGKTKKQGTKIRFWPNEKIFTNQNNFQSEILQKRLQELSFLNSNLLIKLTDMRNKIYFQYLNKGGIKNFIKFLNNSKIPIHNKIFIFKKKKKNIEVNIAMQWNSTFQEKILCFTNNIPQQDGGSHLSGFRAALTRTLNNFSDREKSNKKNKITITGDDTREGLIALISIKMFNPKFSSQTKEKLVSSEVKSVVETLLNEHLMNFLLENPKESKPIITKIIQSARSREAAKKAREITRKKGTIESTNLSGKLSDCQEKDPLFSEIYLVEGDSAGGSAKQGRNRRNQAILPLKGKILNIEKARLEKIINSSELVTLITVLGCGFGKEEYDLKKLRYNYIIIMTDADVDGLHIRTLLLTFFFRQMPEIIKKGHIYIAQPPLYKIKEGKKEKYLTDTNELYKYQYQLIQKKCYLVYKIKQEKKEETFSKIIFQYNKINKLFLKKKYIIPSFIFKIMIYIIPLKNLQKKNKVKNWIKLLIKNLQKKEKKKIYSYQIKKNQKNYEPILNISSNNNFYSYHLKNEFLLTKKYKKFIKFILKINFLIQHNAYIKLNNKKFIFNNIDKIITLLIKETNDFLNIQRYKGLGEMNPEQLWMTTMNPKTRKMLQVTMNDAKSADQLFSILMGDLVEPRRNFIKKNALYAKNIDI encoded by the coding sequence ATGTCAGATTTATATACTTCATCAAATATAAAAATTTTAAAAGGATTAGATGCAGTTAGAAAAAGACCTGGAATGTATATTGGAGATACAGATGATGGAACCGGTTTACATCATATGGTTTTTGAAGTAGTTGATAATTCAATAGATGAAGCTTTAGCTGGATTTTGTAATACAATAAATGTAAAAATACATTCTGATAATTCTGTATCCATCAGTGATAATGGAAGAGGTATACCGATAGATATACATCCAGAAGCAGGAATATCAGCAGCAGAAGTTATAATGACAGTTTTACATGCAGGAGGAAAATTTGATGAAAATTCATATAAAGTTTCAGGAGGATTGCATGGAGTAGGAATCTCAGTTGTTAATGCATTATCAAAAAAACTAAAACTTTATATTTATAGAAATAGCAAAATTCGACAAATATATTTCCATGGAAATCCTAAAGAATCTTTATTATGTATAGGAAAAACAAAAAAACAAGGTACAAAAATTAGATTTTGGCCGAACGAAAAAATTTTTACAAATCAAAATAATTTTCAGTCTGAAATTTTACAAAAAAGATTACAAGAATTATCATTTTTAAATTCTAATTTGTTAATCAAATTAACAGATATGAGAAATAAAATATATTTTCAATACTTAAATAAAGGTGGTATAAAAAATTTTATAAAATTTTTAAATAATTCAAAAATACCTATACATAATAAAATTTTTATTTTTAAAAAAAAAAAAAAAAATATTGAAGTAAATATTGCTATGCAATGGAATTCAACATTTCAAGAAAAAATTTTATGTTTTACTAATAATATACCCCAGCAAGACGGAGGTAGTCATTTATCTGGTTTTCGTGCCGCATTAACAAGAACATTAAATAACTTTTCTGATCGAGAAAAATCAAATAAAAAAAACAAAATTACAATTACTGGAGATGACACAAGAGAAGGATTAATAGCATTAATTTCAATAAAAATGTTTAATCCAAAATTTTCGTCACAAACTAAAGAAAAATTAGTATCTTCAGAAGTAAAGTCAGTTGTCGAAACATTATTAAATGAACATTTAATGAATTTTTTATTAGAAAACCCAAAAGAATCTAAACCTATAATTACTAAAATCATACAATCAGCTCGATCAAGAGAAGCAGCTAAAAAAGCTAGAGAAATAACAAGAAAAAAGGGAACAATTGAAAGCACAAACCTTTCAGGAAAATTATCAGATTGCCAAGAAAAAGATCCTTTATTTTCAGAAATATATTTAGTTGAAGGAGATTCAGCTGGGGGGTCTGCTAAACAAGGAAGGAATAGAAGAAACCAAGCAATTTTGCCTTTAAAAGGAAAAATTTTAAATATAGAAAAAGCACGATTAGAAAAAATAATTAATTCTTCTGAATTAGTAACATTAATAACTGTATTAGGTTGCGGATTTGGAAAAGAAGAATATGATCTTAAAAAATTAAGATATAATTATATAATAATTATGACAGATGCTGATGTAGATGGATTACATATTAGAACTTTATTATTAACATTTTTTTTTCGACAAATGCCTGAAATTATAAAAAAAGGACACATATATATTGCTCAACCTCCTTTATATAAAATAAAAGAAGGAAAAAAAGAAAAATATTTAACAGATACTAATGAATTATATAAATATCAATATCAATTAATACAAAAAAAATGTTATTTAGTATATAAAATAAAACAAGAAAAAAAAGAAGAAACTTTCTCTAAAATAATTTTTCAATATAATAAAATTAATAAATTATTTTTAAAAAAAAAATATATAATACCAAGTTTTATTTTTAAAATAATGATCTATATAATTCCATTAAAAAATTTACAAAAAAAAAACAAAGTAAAAAATTGGATAAAATTATTAATAAAAAATTTACAAAAAAAAGAAAAAAAAAAGATATATTCATATCAAATAAAAAAAAATCAAAAAAACTATGAACCAATATTAAATATTAGTAGTAATAATAATTTTTATTCTTATCATCTAAAAAATGAATTTTTATTAACAAAAAAATATAAAAAATTTATTAAATTTATATTAAAAATTAATTTTTTAATTCAACATAATGCGTATATAAAACTGAATAATAAAAAATTTATATTTAATAATATAGATAAAATTATTACATTATTAATTAAAGAAACAAACGATTTTTTGAATATACAAAGATACAAAGGATTAGGAGAAATGAATCCTGAACAATTATGGATGACTACAATGAATCCAAAAACTAGAAAAATGCTACAAGTTACTATGAATGATGCTAAATCCGCCGATCAATTATTTAGTATATTAATGGGAGATTTAGTAGAACCAAGAAGAAATTTTATTAAAAAAAATGCTTTATATGCAAAAAATATAGATATTTAG
- the dnaN gene encoding DNA polymerase III subunit beta: MEFKIKKNDFFNSFKKMNRIITKNPIFPILENIIIKINEKKLKLTSSNLEVELNAYIDKKFFILYKSGCVAISGKKILNICRNISKDAILHFKIINKKMRICILNSLFELNTMICTNFPIFNDFIKKKEFFISEKILKEIISLIFFSIANNDIRNVLNGILIEYKKNNLYGVTTDGYRLSVYKIAINLNIKNFSIIINKKSILELFRLINYTNKKVKVIINNNYVAFKINEILLKTKILDGNFPNYNDVILKKKKYSILIPTKPLKKSLSKTSILCNTIFKGVCLNFLKNKLIITSKNQEDEKSYDSFIIDNKKIKISFHINVFYLLDILNVLDVEVITISFRIPISSIQIQSDKKKEILYIIMPLKL; this comes from the coding sequence ATGGAATTTAAAATTAAAAAAAATGATTTTTTTAACTCATTTAAAAAAATGAATAGAATTATTACAAAAAATCCAATATTTCCAATATTAGAAAACATAATTATTAAAATTAACGAAAAAAAATTAAAATTAACTAGTTCAAATTTAGAAGTAGAATTAAATGCGTATATAGATAAAAAATTTTTTATTTTATATAAATCTGGATGTGTTGCAATTTCTGGAAAAAAAATTTTAAATATTTGTCGTAATATATCTAAAGATGCAATATTACATTTTAAAATTATAAATAAAAAAATGCGTATTTGTATACTAAATAGTTTATTTGAATTAAATACTATGATTTGTACTAATTTTCCTATTTTTAATGATTTTATAAAAAAAAAAGAATTTTTTATTTCTGAAAAAATATTAAAAGAAATTATTTCATTAATATTTTTTTCAATAGCAAATAATGATATTAGAAATGTGTTAAATGGAATACTTATAGAATATAAAAAAAATAATTTATATGGTGTAACAACAGACGGATATCGATTATCAGTATACAAAATTGCAATAAATTTAAATATAAAAAATTTTTCTATTATTATTAATAAAAAAAGTATACTAGAATTATTTAGACTAATTAATTACACAAACAAAAAAGTAAAAGTAATTATTAATAATAATTATGTTGCATTTAAAATAAATGAAATTTTATTAAAAACAAAAATATTAGACGGAAACTTTCCTAATTATAACGACGTAATTTTAAAAAAAAAAAAATATTCTATTTTAATACCTACAAAACCATTAAAAAAATCATTATCAAAAACATCAATATTATGCAATACTATATTTAAAGGTGTTTGTTTAAATTTTTTAAAAAATAAATTAATAATTACATCAAAAAATCAAGAAGACGAAAAATCATATGATTCATTTATTATTGATAATAAAAAAATAAAAATCTCTTTTCATATAAATGTGTTTTATCTATTAGATATTCTTAATGTATTAGATGTTGAAGTTATTACTATATCATTTAGAATTCCTATTTCTAGCATTCAAATTCAATCAGATAAAAAAAAAGAAATATTATATATAATAATGCCTTTAAAATTATAA
- the dnaA gene encoding chromosomal replication initiator protein DnaA, with translation MIFPIWKKCLIQLQIKLSPVEFSLWILPLKVTIKNNIIYIYTPNLFIFRWIKKKYVNIFKKILYKICSNNPPKIIINIEKKKLEKKKCIYKKKNIQIYLHSEINKKYQFHNFIQGQSNQLAYYSSYKFTKNLKNFYNPLFLYGNTGLGKTHLLHAIGNKFLIKNKKKKVIYIHSENFIQNMVNSLKNNSIDKFKNYYRSIDVLLLDDIQFFSNKKKSQEELFNTFNTLFNKQQKIVLTADCYPEYISGITEQLKSRFKWGLTISINPPELKTRIKILLHKAYENKILLSYEVAKYIAKKIFSNVRELEGILKKIQILSILNKEKITINLVKKILNKIKKKKKNINIIYIQKIVAKYFNIRISDMISQKRSQSIVHPRQIAMTLAKKLTHYSFSEIGTAFGKKDHTTVLYAYKKINQLKKKKTEIYSDFIYLFNQLNA, from the coding sequence ATGATATTTCCAATATGGAAAAAATGTTTAATACAATTACAAATAAAGTTATCACCGGTAGAATTTAGTTTATGGATTTTACCATTAAAAGTAACTATTAAAAATAATATAATTTATATATACACTCCTAATCTATTTATATTTAGGTGGATTAAAAAAAAATATGTAAATATTTTTAAAAAAATATTATATAAAATATGCAGTAATAATCCACCAAAAATTATTATTAATATAGAAAAAAAAAAACTAGAAAAAAAAAAATGTATATACAAAAAAAAAAATATTCAAATATATTTACATTCAGAAATCAATAAAAAATATCAATTTCATAATTTTATTCAAGGTCAATCAAATCAACTAGCTTACTATTCTTCTTATAAATTTACAAAAAATTTAAAAAATTTTTATAATCCATTATTTTTATATGGTAATACTGGTCTTGGAAAAACTCATTTACTACACGCAATTGGTAATAAATTTTTAATAAAAAATAAAAAAAAAAAAGTAATTTATATACACTCAGAAAATTTTATTCAAAATATGGTAAATTCATTAAAAAATAATTCTATAGATAAATTCAAAAATTACTATCGATCTATTGATGTACTTTTATTAGATGATATTCAGTTTTTTTCTAATAAAAAGAAATCACAAGAAGAATTATTCAATACATTTAATACCTTATTTAATAAACAACAAAAAATTGTATTAACAGCTGATTGTTATCCTGAATATATTTCTGGTATTACTGAACAATTAAAATCAAGATTTAAATGGGGGTTAACAATTTCAATAAATCCTCCAGAATTAAAAACTAGAATTAAAATTTTATTGCATAAAGCATATGAAAATAAAATTCTTCTATCTTATGAAGTAGCTAAATATATTGCAAAAAAAATATTTTCTAATGTAAGAGAGTTAGAGGGTATTTTAAAAAAAATACAAATATTATCTATATTAAATAAAGAAAAGATAACTATTAATTTAGTAAAAAAAATTTTAAATAAAATAAAAAAAAAGAAAAAAAACATAAATATTATATATATTCAAAAAATTGTTGCTAAATATTTTAATATTAGAATATCTGATATGATCTCTCAAAAAAGATCTCAATCAATTGTACATCCTAGACAAATAGCTATGACACTAGCTAAAAAACTAACACATTATAGCTTTTCAGAAATTGGAACAGCATTTGGAAAAAAAGATCATACTACTGTTTTATATGCTTATAAAAAAATAAATCAACTTAAAAAAAAAAAAACAGAAATTTATTCTGATTTTATATATCTCTTTAACCAATTAAATGCATAA
- the rpmH gene encoding 50S ribosomal protein L34 yields the protein MKRTFQPSNIRRNRTHGFRARMSSKSGRNIISHRRSKLRSVLCV from the coding sequence ATGAAACGTACTTTTCAACCATCTAATATTAGACGTAATCGTACACATGGTTTTCGTGCTCGCATGTCATCTAAAAGCGGTCGAAATATAATATCACATCGACGTTCAAAATTACGTTCAGTTTTATGTGTTTAG
- the rnpA gene encoding ribonuclease P protein component codes for MSQFSFHKKLRFISNTKFYFTCNKKNKIYTKNFVLLANFNFLNFPRLSISISKKNIKKSHDRNRIKRIIRESFRLFQNNLKYMDFFFDCKKNVHLYDNKIIFYFLRKLWFMKKN; via the coding sequence ATGTCACAATTTTCTTTTCATAAAAAATTACGTTTTATATCAAATACTAAATTTTATTTTACATGTAATAAAAAAAATAAAATTTATACAAAAAATTTTGTTTTATTAGCTAATTTTAATTTTTTAAATTTTCCACGATTAAGTATTTCTATTTCTAAAAAAAATATCAAAAAATCACATGATCGTAATAGAATTAAACGTATTATTAGAGAAAGTTTTCGTTTGTTTCAAAATAATTTAAAATATATGGATTTTTTTTTTGATTGTAAAAAAAATGTACATTTATATGATAATAAAATTATTTTTTATTTTTTACGAAAATTATGGTTTATGAAAAAAAATTAA
- the yidC gene encoding membrane protein insertase YidC gives MLQKYFFTTRILKYLKLYTFYSHQLNDFFSSFNFISKLSYFKSYILYNIFSNFLCKLEMQINLSKISDNLSLINRYGKLHIIAYPLFHLLNFFYKFFNNWGIAIIFVTILIKIIIYPLTKLQYTSVLQMKLLQPKIDILKNKYADNKDKMNKKILELYSSKKFNPFNSFFSFLIQTPIFLAFYSVLSSSVELKNAPFFLWIKDLSSYDPYHVLPLLMGISILLTQISEIDDKTTRKRKFLSFFSVFFAAFFLWFPSGLILYYITSNIVTLIQHWFIRIQFFKKNT, from the coding sequence ATGTTACAAAAATATTTTTTCACTACTAGAATATTAAAATATCTAAAATTATATACTTTTTATTCACATCAATTAAATGATTTTTTTTCTTCTTTTAATTTTATTTCTAAGTTGTCTTATTTTAAATCGTATATTTTATATAATATATTTTCTAATTTTTTATGTAAATTAGAAATGCAAATAAATTTATCAAAAATTTCTGATAATTTATCATTAATAAATCGATATGGAAAATTACATATTATTGCTTATCCTTTATTTCACTTATTAAATTTTTTTTATAAATTTTTTAATAATTGGGGAATAGCAATTATTTTTGTTACTATTCTTATTAAAATTATTATATATCCTTTGACTAAATTACAATATACTTCAGTTTTACAAATGAAATTATTACAACCAAAAATTGATATATTAAAAAATAAATATGCTGATAATAAAGATAAAATGAATAAAAAAATTTTAGAATTATATTCTTCTAAAAAATTTAATCCATTTAATAGTTTTTTTTCATTTTTAATTCAAACTCCTATATTTTTAGCTTTTTATTCTGTTTTGTCTTCTTCTGTAGAATTAAAAAATGCACCTTTTTTTTTATGGATTAAAGACTTATCTAGTTATGATCCATATCATGTATTACCATTACTAATGGGTATTAGTATTTTATTAACACAAATAAGTGAGATTGATGATAAAACTACTAGAAAAAGAAAATTTTTAAGTTTTTTTTCTGTTTTTTTTGCAGCCTTTTTTTTATGGTTTCCGTCTGGATTAATTTTATATTATATTACAAGTAATATAGTTACATTAATACAGCATTGGTTTATACGTATACAGTTTTTCAAAAAAAATACTTAA
- the mnmE gene encoding tRNA uridine-5-carboxymethylaminomethyl(34) synthesis GTPase MnmE: MKFFDTIVSPATVIGRSGIGIIRISGISVLKIIKKFLKISMKERFAYFSSFYDVKNNLLDQGIALFFLAPKSFTGENILEFHSHGNPIILDLLIKNILTIKNVRIANPGEFSKRAFLNNKIDLVQAEAINDIINAESHLSVKAALSSLRGTFSKKINKILFNLKDIYSEIEAIINFPEELNDLNIQKNIKKKLSFIIKMITNLLDETHKNYIFSNTIKIVIAGPPNVGKSSLLNFLSKEKVSIVTNIPGTTRDVIHKNIWFNGVCCEFLDTAGLQKSQDIIEVIGIKLAKKHIKSCNHIFLMFDVTKKKMINNNFIKNIVNNLKKNQNITFIFNKIDLINKKPYISIIYKKFECIYLSLKKNIGIEYLKNKILEITTLHNNVESTFLAKKRHISALKKSLMYLINGKRNWMKNLYLELLSDDIRLSIKYLLKITGKFNSEDLLDKIFSKFCIGK; the protein is encoded by the coding sequence ATGAAATTTTTTGATACTATAGTTTCTCCAGCTACTGTGATCGGTCGTTCAGGTATAGGAATTATAAGAATTTCTGGAATTTCAGTATTAAAAATAATAAAAAAATTTTTAAAAATTTCTATGAAAGAAAGATTCGCATATTTTTCATCTTTTTATGATGTTAAAAATAATTTATTAGATCAAGGAATAGCTTTATTTTTTTTAGCTCCTAAATCTTTTACAGGAGAAAATATTTTAGAATTTCATAGTCATGGAAACCCTATTATATTAGATTTATTAATTAAAAATATTTTAACAATTAAAAATGTTAGGATAGCGAATCCAGGTGAATTTTCAAAAAGAGCATTTTTAAATAATAAAATTGATTTAGTTCAAGCTGAAGCTATTAATGATATAATAAATGCTGAATCACATTTATCAGTTAAAGCGGCTTTGTCTTCATTAAGGGGTACTTTTTCTAAAAAAATAAATAAAATTTTATTTAATTTAAAAGATATATATTCTGAAATTGAAGCTATTATTAATTTTCCTGAAGAATTAAACGATTTAAATATACAAAAAAATATTAAAAAAAAATTATCTTTTATTATAAAAATGATAACTAATTTATTAGATGAAACACATAAAAATTATATATTTTCTAATACTATCAAAATAGTTATTGCTGGACCTCCAAATGTAGGTAAATCTAGTTTATTAAATTTTCTATCAAAAGAAAAAGTTTCTATAGTTACTAATATTCCAGGTACTACTCGTGATGTTATACATAAAAATATATGGTTTAATGGCGTATGTTGTGAATTTTTAGATACTGCGGGATTACAAAAAAGTCAAGATATTATTGAAGTAATAGGTATTAAATTAGCAAAAAAACATATTAAATCTTGTAATCATATTTTTTTAATGTTTGATGTTACAAAAAAAAAAATGATTAATAATAATTTTATAAAAAATATTGTTAATAACTTAAAAAAAAATCAAAATATTACTTTTATTTTTAACAAAATTGATTTAATTAATAAAAAACCATATATAAGTATTATTTATAAAAAATTTGAATGTATTTATTTATCTCTTAAAAAAAATATTGGTATAGAATATTTAAAAAATAAAATTTTAGAAATTACTACATTACATAATAATGTAGAAAGCACATTTTTAGCAAAAAAAAGACATATATCAGCATTAAAAAAATCATTGATGTATTTAATTAATGGTAAAAGAAATTGGATGAAAAATTTATATTTAGAATTATTATCTGATGATATTCGTTTATCTATAAAATATTTATTAAAAATAACAGGAAAATTTAATAGTGAAGATTTATTAGATAAAATTTTTTCTAAATTTTGTATTGGAAAATAA
- a CDS encoding co-chaperone GroES yields MKLRPLHDRVIVKRNEVELKSAGGIVLTGSAAGKSTRGVVLSVGKGRILDNGSIKKLDVKVGDIVIFNEGYGAKTETINNEEVLILTENDILAIVEK; encoded by the coding sequence ATGAAGCTTCGTCCATTGCATGATAGAGTAATTGTTAAACGCAATGAAGTAGAATTAAAATCTGCTGGAGGTATTGTTTTAACAGGTTCAGCAGCTGGAAAATCTACTCGTGGAGTTGTTTTATCAGTTGGTAAAGGTCGAATTTTAGATAATGGTAGTATAAAAAAATTAGATGTAAAAGTTGGAGATATTGTTATTTTTAATGAAGGTTATGGAGCAAAAACAGAAACGATTAATAATGAAGAAGTATTAATTCTTACAGAAAATGATATTTTAGCAATTGTTGAAAAATAA
- the groL gene encoding chaperonin GroEL (60 kDa chaperone family; promotes refolding of misfolded polypeptides especially under stressful conditions; forms two stacked rings of heptamers to form a barrel-shaped 14mer; ends can be capped by GroES; misfolded proteins enter the barrel where they are refolded when GroES binds), with product MAAKDVKFGNEARIKMLHGVNVLADAVKVTLGPKGRNVVLDKSFGPPSITKDGVSVAREIELEDKFENMGAQMVKEVASKANDAAGDGTTTATLLAQSIVNEGLKAVAAGMNPMDLKRGIDKAVIDAVDELKKLSVPCADSKAITQVGTISANADEKVGSLIAEAMEKVGNDGVITVEEGTGLQNELEVVKGMQFDRGYLSPYFINQPETGLVELENPYILMVDKKISNIRELLPILEAVAKSSKPLLIISEDLEGEALATLVVNSMRGIVKVAAVKAPGFGDRRKAMLQDISILTGGSVISEELAMDLEKSSLEDLGQAKRVVINKDTTTIIDGNGNKEAIKSRISQIRQEINEATSDYDKEKLNERLAKLSGGVAVLKVGAATEVEMKEKKARVEDALHATRAAVEEGVVPGGGVALVRVAEKISRINGQNEDQNVGIRVALRAMEAPLRQIVANSGEEPSVVTNNVKDGHGNYGYNAATDEYGDMISFGILDPTKVTRSALQYAASVAGLMITTECMVTDLPKDEKSSSELNSAPGNGMGGGMGGMM from the coding sequence ATGGCTGCAAAAGATGTGAAATTTGGTAATGAAGCTCGAATTAAAATGTTACATGGAGTAAATGTTTTAGCAGATGCTGTAAAAGTAACATTAGGTCCTAAAGGAAGAAATGTAGTTTTAGATAAATCATTTGGACCACCAAGTATTACTAAGGATGGCGTATCAGTAGCTCGAGAAATTGAATTAGAAGATAAATTTGAAAATATGGGTGCGCAAATGGTCAAGGAAGTAGCTTCTAAGGCAAATGATGCCGCAGGTGATGGAACAACAACAGCTACATTATTAGCGCAATCTATTGTAAATGAAGGTTTAAAAGCAGTAGCTGCTGGAATGAATCCTATGGATTTAAAAAGAGGAATTGATAAAGCAGTAATAGATGCTGTAGATGAATTAAAAAAATTATCCGTACCTTGTGCAGATTCTAAAGCAATTACTCAGGTTGGTACTATTTCAGCTAATGCAGATGAAAAGGTTGGTTCATTAATTGCAGAAGCTATGGAAAAAGTAGGAAATGATGGTGTTATAACTGTTGAAGAAGGGACAGGATTACAAAATGAATTAGAAGTAGTAAAAGGTATGCAATTTGATAGAGGTTATTTATCTCCATACTTTATTAATCAACCTGAAACAGGATTAGTAGAATTAGAAAATCCGTATATTTTAATGGTAGATAAAAAAATTTCTAATATTCGTGAATTATTACCTATTTTAGAAGCTGTTGCTAAATCTAGTAAACCATTATTAATTATTTCAGAAGATTTAGAAGGTGAAGCTTTAGCTACTTTAGTAGTAAATTCTATGAGAGGAATAGTAAAAGTTGCAGCTGTTAAAGCTCCAGGTTTTGGAGATCGTAGAAAAGCAATGTTACAAGATATTTCTATTTTAACTGGTGGTTCTGTAATTTCTGAAGAATTAGCTATGGATTTAGAAAAATCTTCTTTAGAAGATTTAGGGCAAGCTAAACGTGTTGTCATTAATAAAGATACAACAACAATTATTGATGGTAATGGAAATAAAGAAGCTATTAAAAGTCGTATTAGTCAAATTAGACAAGAAATAAATGAAGCTACATCAGATTATGATAAAGAAAAATTAAATGAACGTTTAGCAAAATTATCTGGTGGTGTAGCAGTATTAAAAGTAGGTGCAGCAACTGAAGTAGAAATGAAAGAAAAAAAAGCTCGTGTTGAAGATGCTTTACATGCTACTAGAGCTGCAGTAGAAGAAGGTGTTGTTCCTGGTGGTGGTGTTGCTTTAGTTCGTGTTGCAGAAAAAATTTCCCGTATTAATGGTCAAAATGAAGATCAAAATGTTGGAATTCGTGTTGCTTTACGTGCTATGGAAGCTCCTTTACGTCAGATTGTAGCTAATTCTGGAGAAGAACCTTCAGTAGTAACAAATAATGTGAAAGATGGTCATGGTAATTATGGTTATAATGCAGCTACAGATGAGTATGGTGATATGATATCTTTTGGTATTTTAGATCCTACAAAAGTTACTAGATCTGCATTACAATATGCTGCTTCTGTTGCTGGATTAATGATAACAACAGAATGTATGGTAACAGATTTGCCTAAAGATGAAAAATCTTCATCTGAACTAAATTCAGCTCCTGGAAATGGAATGGGTGGCGGAATGGGTGGAATGATGTAA
- the efp gene encoding elongation factor P — protein MKESYSGNSLKSGLKILIQNQPYEILFSEFIKPGKGQAFVRIKLKQLLTGKLFHQTVKATDIFYSADITEINVSYLYNNGLNWIFMCKKNFEHIYVLKKFLFGCEKWLTNTSNCIIMLWNSSPISVYIENFIQLKVIDFNVAVQGDTVNSSSKSVTLETGAKVRVPLFIKKGDYIKIDTRIGKYISRVNK, from the coding sequence ATGAAAGAATCTTATAGTGGCAATTCTTTAAAATCAGGTTTAAAAATTTTAATACAAAATCAACCTTATGAAATTCTTTTTAGTGAATTTATCAAACCAGGAAAAGGACAAGCTTTTGTTAGAATAAAGTTAAAACAATTATTAACTGGAAAATTGTTTCATCAAACAGTAAAAGCAACAGATATTTTTTATTCTGCTGATATTACAGAAATTAATGTATCTTATTTATATAATAATGGATTGAATTGGATTTTTATGTGTAAAAAAAATTTTGAACATATTTATGTTTTAAAAAAATTTTTATTTGGATGTGAAAAATGGTTAACAAATACTTCTAATTGCATAATTATGTTATGGAATAGTTCTCCTATTTCTGTATATATAGAAAATTTTATACAATTAAAAGTCATAGATTTTAATGTAGCAGTACAGGGAGATACAGTAAATTCATCTAGTAAATCAGTTACATTAGAAACCGGAGCTAAAGTACGAGTACCTTTATTTATTAAAAAAGGAGACTATATTAAAATAGATACTCGTATTGGAAAATATATATCACGTGTTAATAAATGA